Proteins encoded within one genomic window of Trichoderma asperellum chromosome 2, complete sequence:
- the ALV1 gene encoding 5-aminolevulinate synthase, mitochondrial produces the protein MDSVLRQSKAMCPFLKSASPATLRAMSTATRPSPRASPCGGTMSKLQLYAHRCPVMGKAMAVQSSKYGAAAGIRAFSAPSRTDKARIHTSRNQEARAVESPILEGRKNVPPPPPTTVTPRKDVPPVVASAFTSAGKFAYEDFYQAELDKKHKDKSYRYFNNINRLAKEFPVAHMADKKDKVTVWCANDYLGMGGNQHVLDTMHQALEEYGAGAGGTRNISGHNKHAVELEATLAKLHATESALMFSSCYVANDATLATLGSKLPECVILSDSLNHASMIQGIRHSGTKKIVFKHNDVADLEAKLASLPLHVPKIIAFESVYSMCGSIGPIEEICDLAEKYGAITFLDEVHAVGMYGPSGAGVAEHLDWEAHAAGRPRGTIMDRIDIFTGTLAKAYGTVGGYIAGSAKFVDMIRSLAPGFIFTSTLPPATMAGARASIEYQMAYDGDRRLQQLHTRAVKEELNARDIPVIPNPSHIVPILVGNAALAKEASDLLLRDYKIYVQAINYPTVPVGQERLRVTPTPGHNKELREELVNALDEIWTRLDIKRTSQWAAEGGFIGVGVEGNEPEPLWTDKLLGIEQATQEVKAAGVGPNGITEALLAREASNASRAMDVSA, from the exons ATGGACAGCGTTCTGCGTCAATCCAAGGCCATGTGCCCGTTCCTCAAGTCGGCCTCGCCCGCCACTCTGCGGGCCATGTCGACGGCCACCCGCCCCAGCCCGCGAGCCTCGCCCTGCGGCGGCACCATgtccaagctgcagctgtaTGCGCACCGCTGCCCCGTCATGGGCAAGGCCATGGCCGTGCAGTCGTCCAAGTATGGCGCTGCGGCCGGCATTCGTGCTTTCTCGGCGCCGTCCCGCACGGACAAGGCTCGGATTCACACGAGCCGTAACCAGGAGGCTCGCGCTGTGGAGAGCCCGATTCTGGAAGGACGAAAGAACG ttccgcctcctcctcctaccACGGTGACTCCTCGCAAGGATGTGCCGCCTGTTGTCGCGTCCGCCTTCACCTCGGCCGGCAAGTTTGCTTATGAGGACTTTTACCAGGCAGAGCTGGATAAGAAACACAAGGACAAGTCTTACCGTTATTTCAACAACATCAACCGTCTCGCCAAGGAATTCCCAGTGGCGCACATGGCCGACAAAAAGGACAAGGTGACCGTCTGGTGCGCCAACGACTATCTCGGCATGGGCGGTAACCAGCATGTGCTCGATACCATGCACCAGGCATTGGAGGAGTATGGTGCTGGTGCGGGAGGCACGAGAAACATTTCCGGACATAACAAGCACGCAGTTGAGCTGGAGGCGACTCTGGCCAAGCTCCACGCCACAGAGTCTGCCTTGATGTTCAGCTCATGCTACGTTGCCAACGACGCTACCCTGGCCACCCTCGGCAGCAAACTGCCAGAGTGTGTTATCCTATCAGATAGCTTGAACCACGCTTCCATGATCCAGGGCATACGCCACTCGGGAACAAAGAAGATTGTCTTTAAGCATAACGACGTAGCGGATCTGGAGGCCAAGCTGGCGTCCCTACCCCTGCATGTGCCCAAGATCATCGCCTTCGAGTCTGTTTACAGCATGTGCGGTTCCATTGGACCCATTGAGGAGATTTGCGACTTGGCGGAGAAGTACGGAGCCATTACCTTTTTGGACGAGGTCCACGCCGTCGGCATGTACGGCCCATCCGGCGCTGGTGTTGCCGAGCATCTGGACTGGGAAGCACATGCCGCTGGCAGACCCCGCGGAACCATCATGGATCGCATTGACATCTTCACCGGTACACTTGCCAAGGCTTACGGAACCGTCGGCGGTTACATTGCGGGCAGTGCCAAATTCGTCGACATGattcgctcgctcgctcccggcttcatcttcacctCCACCCTGCCCCCGGCAACCATGGCCGGAGCCAGGGCTTCTATCGAGTACCAGATGGCTTATGATGGCGACCGtcgtctgcagcagcttcacaCCCGCGCCGTCAAGGAAGAGCTCAACGCTCGCGACATCCCCGTCATCCCTAACCCGTCTCACATTGTCCCCATCTTGGTCGGCAACGCTGCCCTGGCCAAGGAGGCTTCGGATCTGCTCCTGAGGGATTACAAGATCTACGTCCAGGCCATCAACTACCCCACCGTCCCCGTTGGCCAGGAGCGTCTCCGTGTCACTCCCACCCCGGGCCACAACAAGGAACTCCGAGAGGAGCTCGTGAACGCCCTTGACGAGATCTGGACTCGCCTGGACATCAAGCGCACTTCGCAATGGGCTGCCGAGGGCGGCTTCATTGGCGTCGGCGTCGAGGGCAACGAGCCCGAGCCCCTGTGGACTGATAAGCTGCTGGGCATCGAGCAGGCCACGCAAGAGGTCAAGGCCGCCGGTGTTGGTCCCAACGGCATCACCGAGGCTCTGCTCGCCCGCGAAGCAAGCAACGCCAGCCGCGCTATGGACGTGTCGGCATAA